The Prinia subflava isolate CZ2003 ecotype Zambia chromosome 5, Cam_Psub_1.2, whole genome shotgun sequence genome window below encodes:
- the KDM2A gene encoding lysine-specific demethylase 2A, which yields MAAAAPVAGGRRQRRTRDLEEEDDDSSPGVSFSLSSEESEMEPEEERIRYSQRLRGTMRRRYEDDGISDDEIEGKRTFDLEEKLSTNKFNSTFVVFMEGKDFTVEYIQRGGLRDPLIFRSSDGLGIKMPDPDFSVNDVRLCVGSRRIVDVMDVNTQRDIEMSMAQWARYYETPEEEREKLYNVISLEFSHTKLENLVQRPATVDLIDWVDNMWPRHLKESQTESTNAILEMQYPKVQKYCLMSVKGCYTDFHVDFGGTSVWYHIHRGGKIFWLIPPTPQNLELYENWLLSGKQGDIFLGDKVSECQRIELKQGYTFVIPSGWIHAVYTPMDTLVFGGNFLHSFNIPMQLRIYSIEDRTRVPNKFRYPFYYEMCWYVLERYVYCITSRSHLTKDFQKESLSMDMELSSSDSVNMEEEEEEEDDEDAAGKESRRPMTRRSILTSPIANGADMDYDELGKSCRSSLPALKKTPSMDSSDSSRGSQNGQAWDPSGGSPRKSRKVHLTQFELEGLRCLVDKLESLPLHKKCVPTGIEDEDALIADVKLLLEEYANSDPKLALTGVPIVQWPKRDKLKLQARLRVRLPTIPITKPHTMKPAPRPTPVRSTVSPIVSGARRRRVRCRKCKACMQGECGMCHYCRDMKKFGGPGRMKQSCVLRQCLAPRLPHSVTCALCGEVDQNEDSQDFEKKLMECCICNEIVHPGCLQMDGEGLLNDELPNCWECPKCYQGDDGEKGQKRKVEESDDDTAQAKVLRPLRSCEEPLTPPPNSPTPMLQLIHDPASPRGVVTRSSPGAGPSDHHSASRDERFKRRQLLRLQATERTMVREKENNPSGKKELSEVEKAKLHGSYLTVTLQRPTKDVHGTSIVPKLQAITPSSANLQHSPRVVVRHPPARVPLRGGADEEAAAEEEEEEEEEDDENTEEGGAARLNGRGGRAQEGEESCVQREVWMSVFRYLTRRELCECMRVCKTWYKWCCDKRLWTKIDLSRCKSITPQALSGIIKRQPVSLDLSWTNISKKQLTWLVNRLPGLKDLILAGCSWSAVCALSTSSCPLLRTLDLRWAVGIKDPQIRDLLTPPTDKPSQDNRSKLRNMIDFRLAGLDITDATLRLIIRHMPLLSRLDLSHCNHLTDQSANLLTAVGSSTRNSLTELNMAGCNKLTDQALLYLRRISNITLIDLRGCKQITRKACEHFISDLSINSLYCLSDEKLIQKIS from the exons TGCCGGCGGTAGAAGACAAAGGCGCACGAGAGACCTG gaggaggaggacgacgACAGCAGTCCTGGCGTGTCCTTCTCGCTCTCGTCCGAAGAGTCGGAGATGGAGCCCGAGGAGGAACGGATCCGTTACAGCCAAAGACTG CGTGGCACGATGCGGCGGCGTTACGAGGACGACGGCATCTCCGACGATGAGATCGAGGGGAAGAGGACGTTCGACCTCGAGGAAAAGCTGTCCACCAACAAGTTCAACTCCACCTTCGTGGTCTTCATGGAAGGCAAAG ACTTCACAGTTGAGTACATCCAGCGGGGTGGCCTGAGGGACCCACTCATCTTCAGGAGCTCGGACGGCCTGGGGATAAA GATGCCGGATCCGGACTTCAGCGTGAACGACGTGCGGCTGTGCGTGG GGAGCCGGCGGATAGTGGACGTGATGGATGTGAACACGCAGCGGGACATCGAGATGTCCATGGCGCAGTGGGCGCGCTACTACGAAACGCCAGAGGAGGAGCGGGAGAAACTGTACAACGTCATCAGCCTGGAGTTCAGCCACACCAAGCTGGAGAACCTGGTGCAGAGACCTGCTACG GTGGATTTGATTGACTGGGTTGATAACATGTGGCCGAGGCACCTGAAGGAAAGTCAGACAGAGTCTACCAATGCCATCCTGGAGATGCAGTATCCAAAGGTGCAGAA ATACTGTTTGATGAGTGTCAAGGGCTGCTACACAGATTTCCACGTGGACTTTGGTGGCACTTCTGTGTGGTACCACATCCACCGAGGAGGAAAG ATCTTCTGGCTGATCCCTCCCACACCCCAGAACCTGGAGCTCTATGAGAACTGGCTTCTCTCAGGGAAGCAGGGAGACATTTTCCTTGGGGACAAAGTGTCAGAGTGCCAGCGCATCGAGCTCAAGCAGGGCTACACATTTGTCATCCCCTCAG GTTGGATCCATGCTGTGTACACTCCCATGGACACGCTGGTTTTTGGGGGCAACTTCTTACACAGTTTCAACATCCCTATGCAGCTGCGGATCTACAGCATCGAGGACCGCACACGG GTCCCAAATAAATTTCGTTACCCCTTCTATTACGAGATGTGTTGGTACGTGCTGGAGCGCTACGTGTACTGCATCACCAGCCGCTCCCACCTGACCAAGGACTTCCAGAAGGAATCCCTCAGCATGG ATATGGAGCTGAGCTCCTCGGACTCAGTGAAcatggaagaggaggaggaggaggaggatgatgaggaCGCAGCAGGGAAGGAATCCCGGCGCCCCATGACCAGGAGGTCCATTCTCACCAGCCCCATTGCCAACGGTGCCGACATGGACTATGACGAGCTGGGCAAGAGCTGTCGGAGCAGCCTGCCTGCTCTCAAGAAAACCCCATCCATGGACTCTTCCGACTCCAGCCGGGGCTCCCAGAACGGCCAGGCCTGGGACCCGAGTGGGGGCAGCCCCCGCAAGAGCAGGAAGGTGCACTTGACCCAATTTGAGCTGGAGGGGCTGCGCTGCCTCGTGGACAAGCTGGAGTCGCTGCCCCTGCACAAGAAGTGTGTTCCCACCGGCATCGAGGACGAGGACGCCCTCATCGCTGACGTCAAG TTGCTGTTGGAAGAATACGCAAACAGCGACCCCAAACTGGCACTTACAGGCGTCCCCATCGTCCAGTGGCCCAAGAGAGATAAG CTCAAGCTCCAGGCCCGGCTGCGGGTGCGCCTGCCCACCATCCCCATCACCAAGCCGCACACCATGAAGCCAGCCCCACGCCCGACTCCCGTCAGGTCCACGGTGTCTCCCATCGTGTCGGGCGCCCGGCGGAGGCGGGTGCGGTGCCGGAAATGCAAGGCCTGCATGCAGGGCGAGTGTGGCATGTGCCACTACTGCAGGGACATGAAGAAGTTTGGCGGGCCTGGCCGCATGAAGCAGTCCTGCGTCCTCCGGCAGTGCTTAGCG CCCAGGCTGCCTCACTCGGTCACGTGTGCACTTTGTGGGGAGGTGGATCAGAACGAGGACTCGCAAGACTTTGAGAAGAAGCTCATGGAGTGCTGTATCTGCAACGAGATTGTTCACCCTGGCTGTCTGCAG ATGGATGGGGAAGGGCTGCTCAATGATGAGCTCCCCAACTGCTGGGAGTGTCCCAAGTGCTACCAAGGTGACGATGGAGAAAAGGGCCAG AAGCGCAAGGTGGAGGAGAGCGACGACGACACGGCGCAAGCCAAGGTGCTGCGGCCCCTGCGGAGCTGCGAGGAGCCCCTGACCCCCCCGCCCAACTCGCCCACCCCGATGCTGCAGCTGATCCACGACCCCGCGTCCCCCCGCGGGGTGGTGACGCGCTCGTCCCCGGGCGCCGGGCCCAGCGACCACCACAGCGCCAGCCGCGACGAGCGCTTCAAGCGCCGGCAGCTGCTGCGGCTCCAGGCCACGGAGAGAACCATGGTGCGGGAGAAGGAGAACAACCCCAGCGGCAAAAAGGAGCTGTCGGAGGTGGAGAAGGCCAAGCTGCACGGCTCCTACCTCACGGTGACGCTCCAGCGCCCCACCAAAGACGTCCACGGCACTTCGATTGTCCCCAAGCTCCAAGCCATCACGCCCTCCTCGGCCAACCTGCAGCACTCGCCGCGCGTGGTCGTGCGCCACCCGCCCGCCAGGGTGCCCCTGCGCGGCGGGGCTGACGAGGAGGCGGccgccgaggaggaggaggaggaagaggaggaggacgaTGAGAACACAGAGGAAGGGGGGGCGGCCCGGCTGAACGGGCGCGGGGGCCGGGCGCAGGAGGGCGAGGAGAGCTGCGTGCAGCGCGAGGTCTGGATGTCCGTGTTCCGCTACCTCACCCGCAGGGAGCTCTGCGAGTGCATGCGGGTGTGCAAGACCTGGTACAAGTG gtGCTGTGACAAGAGATTGTGGACAAAGATAGACTTGAGCAGGTGCAAGTCCATCACCCCCCAGGCCCTGAGCGGCATCATCAAAAGGCAGCCGGTCAGCCTCGACCTCAGCTGGACCAATATCTCAAAAAAACAGCTTACATGGCTCGTCAACAGGCTGCCAG gcctgaAAGACCTCATCCTAGCGGGCTGTTCCTGGTCTGCGGTCTGTGCTCTCAGTACCTCCAGCTGCCCCCTTCTCAGGACCCTCGATCTTCGGTGGGCAGTAGGAATCAAGGACCCTCAGATCCGGGACTTGCTCACGCCTCCAACAGACAAACCCA GTCAGGACAATCGCAGCAAACTCCGCAACATGATCGACTTCCGGCTCGCCGGGCTGGACATCACGGACGCCACGCTGCGCCTGATCATCCGCCATATGCCCCTGCTCTCCCGCCTCGACCTCAGCCACTGCAACCACCTCACGGACCAGTCGGCCAACCTCCTCACCGCCGTGGGCTCCTCCACACGCAACTCCCTCACCGAGCTCAACATGGCAG GCTGCAATAAGCTGACGGACCAGGCCTTGCTGTACCTGCGCCGCATCTCCAACATCACCCTCATCGACCTGCGGGGTTGCAAACAGATCACCCGCAAAGCCTGTGAGCACTTCATCTCGGACCTGTCCATCAACAGCCTCTACTGCCTGTCTGATGAGAAGCTGATCCAAAAAATCAGCTAG